The window ACACATTTCAATAGGTTAAGGTGGGCcaatataattaagaaattcaaTGAGAAGATTGGAAATCAATATGACTACAAAAAATTTACAAATAAGTGGGATAACCTGAAAGCAAATTGGAGCATTTGGATGAAATTGGTGGGAAAGGAAACAGGGCTTGGATGGGATCCTGTTAGAAATACAATAGATGCACCAGATGCATGgtgggaaaaaaaattgcagGTACACGTGCCACTAGTTTAATATTTGTAAGATTTTTTATACTAACCTATAAACTACTATTGACAACTATATATTGTTAACTTGCAGGAGATTCCTGATGTAGCTAAGTTTCGAGAACGTGGTCTACAACATGCCATAAAATTGGATAGGTTATTTAGAGGTACTAGTGCCACTGGGGAGGGGGCCTGGGCACCAGCTTTACTGGTGCAGGAGGATGTTGAGGACACAATTGAAGTATATGAGAGGTTGGATGGGGTTAATAATGATACATTTGAGGGCTTAGGTGACTCAGATGAGGACCATCATATGATTGCATATAAAATTGATGATGTTCCCACTGATAATTTTAATGTTAACCTTACTCTTGCATCTGATGCTATccaagagagaggaaagaaaagagttAGCTCTACTTTGCATGATAAGAAATGCAAGAAGGTTGAGGGTGCTGCACAACTATCTCAGTAATTGAGTCGTCTTATTGATGCAGTGGAGAAGAAAAGTACAGTGCCATCCAAGATGATTGATAAACCTGGACGTAGTATCGATGAGGTGATGGACGAAGTGCATATGATGCCTGAGATGGTAGTACAACCTGAACTGCTTTTGATTGCTGCTGAGGTGCTCCTTAAAAGAGAACATCGAGAGATGTTTATGGCACTCCGAGATACCAATCTTCGAATTGAATGGCTCAAGCGAATGTCAAACTTACATAAGTAGTTGTTGACGTACTATTATAGCAATATGTTTTGTAGTTTTAATTATGAACTTCTATTATAGAATGATGATGGACTATATGTATTTGTGGTATCTCTTGGATAATGTATCGTGGATGCTATTGATTTTATGGATATTATAGATGTTATGATTTTGTGATATTATATGTATTTGcattatatgtttatatatcatttgttttatttgctacagatgttttattttttgcataatATGTTTTCTACAGGTATGGGCAGCATTGACAATAGTTCTGAGGAAAATTATTCCAGTGAAGATGAGATAGTTGATGATGATAATTATAATATTCTACTAACTGCAACTGTTGGTATGGTTACTGAATATTACACAAAATATATTGAAAAGGAGCCTTGTAGGACCTCTTATCAAACCGGATACAAGTTTGTAT of the Phoenix dactylifera cultivar Barhee BC4 unplaced genomic scaffold, palm_55x_up_171113_PBpolish2nd_filt_p 000577F, whole genome shotgun sequence genome contains:
- the LOC120106593 gene encoding uncharacterized protein At2g29880-like; this translates as MSKKSQHTLAGPSTQDEKKRKAIWNEKLIEEFIDICIGEVEAGNCPGTHFNRLRWANIIKKFNEKIGNQYDYKKFTNKWDNLKANWSIWMKLVGKETGLGWDPVRNTIDAPDAWWEKKLQEIPDVAKFRERGLQHAIKLDRLFRGTSATGEGAWAPALLVQEDVEDTIEVYERLDGVNNDTFEGLGDSDEDHHMIAYKIDDVPTDNFNVNLTLASDAIQERGKKRVSSTLHDKKCKKVEVEKKSTVPSKMIDKPGRSIDEVMDEVHMMPEMVVQPELLLIAAEVWAALTIVLRKIIPVKMR